A window from Deltaproteobacteria bacterium encodes these proteins:
- the mraY gene encoding phospho-N-acetylmuramoyl-pentapeptide-transferase yields MLYHLLYPLAKYHTVFNVFQYITFRTIYAAVTALVVCLVFGPYLINKLKLMQVAEVVRDDGPATHFIKAGTPTMGGALIIIAAIGSVLLWGNLLNRYVWVLIFVTLGMAVIGYIDDYRKVILKDKKGLRPKPKYLAQFGVALAAALYLYFTGFDTSITMPFFKNVKIELGVFYIPFVVLVITGASNAVNLTDGLDGLAIGPTIISAATYLLLAYIVGHVKIANYLQIMHVPGAGEMAVFAGALVGASLGFLWFNTYPAQVFMGDIGALSLGGSLGTLAIITKNEVLLVIVGGVFVLEALSVIVQVASFKLTGKRVFRMAPIHHHFELKGWAEPKIIVRFWIISILLALVAISTLKLR; encoded by the coding sequence ATGCTTTATCATCTTTTATATCCGCTTGCCAAGTACCATACGGTCTTCAACGTGTTCCAGTACATCACGTTTAGGACCATATATGCGGCCGTGACGGCGCTTGTCGTGTGCCTGGTGTTCGGGCCGTACCTGATAAACAAATTAAAGCTCATGCAGGTGGCAGAGGTCGTTAGAGACGACGGCCCCGCGACCCACTTTATAAAGGCAGGCACTCCGACCATGGGAGGCGCGCTCATCATAATAGCGGCCATAGGCTCGGTGCTTCTCTGGGGTAACCTTCTTAACAGGTACGTCTGGGTGCTTATATTCGTAACGCTTGGCATGGCTGTTATCGGCTACATAGACGATTACAGGAAGGTGATACTTAAAGATAAGAAGGGGCTTAGGCCAAAGCCAAAGTACCTGGCGCAGTTCGGCGTTGCCCTTGCCGCGGCATTGTATCTTTACTTTACCGGGTTCGATACCTCTATCACCATGCCGTTTTTTAAGAATGTCAAGATAGAGCTTGGCGTGTTTTATATCCCGTTCGTGGTGCTTGTGATAACCGGGGCATCCAATGCCGTTAACCTCACAGACGGCCTTGACGGCCTCGCAATCGGCCCGACGATAATATCTGCGGCAACGTATCTGCTCCTTGCCTATATAGTCGGGCATGTGAAGATTGCCAATTATCTTCAGATAATGCATGTCCCGGGGGCCGGCGAGATGGCGGTCTTCGCAGGCGCGCTTGTAGGAGCAAGCCTCGGGTTCCTCTGGTTTAATACGTACCCGGCGCAGGTCTTTATGGGTGATATCGGAGCGCTCTCGCTTGGAGGCTCTCTTGGCACACTTGCGATAATAACCAAGAATGAGGTGCTCCTTGTGATAGTCGGAGGCGTGTTCGTGCTCGAGGCCTTGAGTGTCATAGTGCAGGTCGCGTCCTTCAAGCTCACGGGTAAGCGCGTTTTCAGGATGGCGCCCATACACCACCACTTCGAGCTTAAGGGATGGGCCGAGCCCAAGATAATTGTCAGGTTCTGGATAATCTCGATACTTCTCGCCCTGGTGGCGATAAGCACGCTTAAGCTGAGATAG